In a genomic window of Sediminispirochaeta bajacaliforniensis DSM 16054:
- a CDS encoding XRE family transcriptional regulator: MDWIRIIDKAEEIVLKKGLPKADLAKILGVRSQYISDLKSGKSKNPGSEFTLALINQLGISPLWIQTGKGNATSSNEANIIIPLLTQPDEVIKIKPDPDWEAIDHFDADIKITIPDWLKRYGPNLRSIEVPDNRMAPLFYSGDIVIYESTGCYGAGIHIIKLNGKVVIRRLVREDSQYMAYCELSKIKPEPVQIYDVVGLVRAVIRRVWDQEPMIVKQENQYVENDSQPIQKKEIG, translated from the coding sequence ATGGATTGGATAAGAATAATCGACAAAGCAGAGGAGATAGTACTTAAAAAAGGGTTGCCGAAAGCTGATTTAGCAAAAATTTTAGGAGTTCGTTCGCAATATATTTCAGATCTAAAATCTGGAAAATCAAAAAATCCTGGCTCAGAATTCACCTTAGCGTTAATAAATCAACTTGGTATTAGTCCTTTGTGGATTCAAACGGGCAAAGGAAACGCTACATCCTCAAACGAAGCGAATATCATTATTCCCCTTCTTACACAGCCTGATGAAGTGATTAAAATAAAGCCTGATCCAGATTGGGAAGCTATTGACCATTTTGATGCTGATATCAAAATCACAATACCTGACTGGTTAAAAAGATATGGCCCTAATCTTCGATCAATAGAAGTGCCTGATAATCGTATGGCTCCTCTTTTTTATAGTGGTGATATTGTTATCTATGAATCAACTGGTTGTTATGGGGCAGGTATTCATATAATAAAACTGAATGGCAAGGTTGTTATTCGTCGTTTAGTAAGAGAAGATTCCCAATATATGGCATATTGCGAATTAAGTAAAATAAAACCAGAACCAGTTCAAATCTATGATGTAGTAGGACTTGTTCGTGCTGTTATCCGCAGAGTCTGGGATCAGGAACCAATGATTGTCAAACAAGAAAATCAGTACGTTGAAAATGATAGTCAACCTATACAGAAAAAGGAGATTGGATAA
- a CDS encoding phage head morphogenesis protein, whose protein sequence is MSSPNMVPKQALDYIKRKNLTPAFSYKDVWNEEHATAFTVAKAMQTDVLADIKGAVEQAIKNGETFDSFKKNLAPTLQGKGWWGKKTMTDPVTGREVHAQLGSDRRLRTIYSTNLRSAYQKGTYDRAMDSPAHPYLMYRLGPSHTHREQHEAWEGLILPKDDPWWNSHLPPNGYGCKCYITAVSKARKERYEREGITIPPRADGTGGGTLPVKTTAPKTVSKQYYNERKGIIEHIPKGITPGFNWNQGLTGRVAPVFEEALKKGSQKFPAQFEEIARSLVHNTVFQEAHNSFVSRAAAGSIKGDYLSPVGFIDRTIAKWMKQHKNINVGETSIINMRAGLINGPKGARHAKAADALSNLEWSRIIDYLLDASVYFDPDGKSLLYVYEQDAEHFVKIAVQAQYRKSSHGTVLTAASLRSAYKIGIDEYSRISALQKIK, encoded by the coding sequence ATGAGTTCCCCGAACATGGTGCCAAAGCAGGCTCTTGATTACATAAAACGCAAAAACCTTACCCCGGCATTTAGCTACAAGGATGTCTGGAATGAAGAACATGCCACAGCTTTTACCGTAGCAAAAGCCATGCAGACGGATGTCTTGGCGGATATAAAGGGCGCAGTGGAACAGGCGATCAAGAACGGAGAAACCTTTGATTCGTTCAAAAAGAATCTGGCTCCGACTCTGCAGGGAAAAGGCTGGTGGGGCAAAAAAACAATGACAGACCCCGTAACAGGACGGGAGGTACATGCCCAGCTTGGGAGTGACCGTCGGTTACGTACCATATACAGCACAAACCTCCGGAGTGCATACCAAAAGGGAACCTACGACAGGGCCATGGACAGCCCCGCACACCCATATCTAATGTATCGGCTGGGACCAAGCCATACCCATCGGGAACAGCATGAGGCCTGGGAAGGATTGATTCTTCCGAAGGACGATCCGTGGTGGAATAGCCATTTACCGCCTAACGGATATGGCTGTAAGTGTTATATCACGGCGGTTTCAAAAGCCCGTAAAGAACGGTATGAACGCGAAGGGATAACGATTCCGCCACGGGCGGACGGTACCGGGGGAGGCACTCTGCCGGTAAAAACCACGGCTCCGAAAACCGTATCTAAACAGTATTACAATGAGCGGAAGGGAATTATCGAACACATCCCCAAAGGGATTACTCCAGGATTCAACTGGAATCAAGGATTGACCGGCCGCGTTGCACCGGTATTTGAAGAGGCTCTGAAAAAAGGATCACAGAAATTCCCTGCACAATTTGAGGAAATAGCCCGGTCACTGGTGCACAATACCGTCTTTCAGGAGGCCCATAATAGTTTTGTTTCACGGGCCGCCGCCGGTTCCATTAAAGGTGATTATCTGTCACCGGTTGGGTTTATTGATAGGACAATAGCAAAGTGGATGAAGCAACATAAAAATATTAACGTAGGAGAAACCTCTATTATTAATATGCGTGCCGGTCTTATTAATGGGCCCAAGGGGGCCAGACATGCAAAAGCGGCCGATGCATTAAGTAATCTGGAATGGTCAAGAATTATTGATTATCTATTGGATGCCTCTGTCTATTTTGACCCAGACGGTAAATCTCTGTTATACGTCTATGAACAGGATGCTGAACACTTTGTAAAGATTGCCGTCCAAGCCCAATATAGAAAAAGTTCTCACGGAACTGTTCTAACAGCTGCATCGCTCAGAAGCGCCTATAAAATTGGTATTGATGAGTACAGCAGAATCAGCGCATTGCAAAAAATAAAATAG
- a CDS encoding DUF935 domain-containing protein has protein sequence MGRLINRLKKPSEKDLRTEQAYVIHNSNRSIWSGGLVAGLTPDRLGSILNAVRNGDCPAEYLELAQELEERDLHYRSVLSTRKHAVEGLPLYVEPAGDADQELKIAEAVTRDIQKHPDIMDLKKNALDALGKGFSANETMWDTSGSVWKPAEFRFRDPRWFAYERETGILKLRGAYGSDLIELKPYHFIIHEPNLLAGKQITGGLSFSALFYWLIKHYDVTSWAAFVDRFGYPVRLGKYGKKATKEDIKTLRRAVASIGTDVGAVIPESMLIDIVEAKNTGTNADVYEKYAEWVDKQFSKLVLGQTASTEGTPGKLGNETSQEEVRQDILRADAAQLEQTLNRDLVIPYVKLNFGDQEVYPRLRLKYVEEKNVELIVNSVNKLVPLGLRVKKDEMLSLLSLSVPDENDEVLESQSTLLSPGGLNSAWPRDHRTALNTQSVAMSKASATEEELVDEATKSDFIEISDEIASIIEEASNKATDFKSFRIELEKLVTEWKPDKIAELMAIAFFNSRATGDSEFDGEDDG, from the coding sequence ATGGGACGATTGATCAACCGATTGAAAAAGCCAAGTGAAAAAGATCTAAGGACCGAACAGGCCTATGTTATACATAATTCTAATCGATCGATCTGGAGTGGTGGCCTTGTAGCGGGCCTTACTCCTGATCGCCTTGGTTCGATTCTTAATGCTGTCAGGAATGGTGACTGTCCAGCCGAATATTTGGAATTGGCGCAAGAGCTTGAGGAACGGGACTTACATTATCGATCTGTCTTATCCACACGAAAACATGCGGTTGAGGGATTACCCTTATATGTGGAACCGGCAGGAGATGCTGATCAGGAGCTAAAAATTGCCGAGGCTGTTACCAGGGATATACAAAAACACCCTGATATTATGGATCTAAAGAAAAACGCTCTCGATGCCTTGGGAAAGGGATTTTCTGCCAACGAAACTATGTGGGATACCAGTGGTTCAGTATGGAAACCCGCAGAGTTCCGATTTCGTGATCCCCGCTGGTTTGCATATGAGAGGGAAACGGGCATATTAAAACTCAGAGGAGCCTATGGATCTGATCTGATTGAACTGAAACCATATCATTTCATTATCCATGAACCGAACCTGCTTGCCGGAAAACAGATTACCGGTGGGCTCTCCTTTTCCGCTTTGTTTTATTGGTTGATTAAACACTATGATGTAACGAGCTGGGCAGCCTTTGTTGACCGTTTCGGCTATCCTGTAAGGCTGGGGAAATACGGGAAGAAAGCGACGAAAGAAGATATCAAAACTCTGCGGCGGGCCGTTGCCTCTATCGGAACGGACGTAGGTGCGGTTATCCCTGAATCGATGCTTATTGATATCGTCGAAGCAAAGAATACAGGGACCAATGCAGATGTGTACGAGAAATACGCCGAGTGGGTGGATAAACAGTTTTCCAAGTTAGTACTCGGCCAGACAGCAAGCACGGAAGGAACGCCAGGAAAACTGGGAAATGAAACATCCCAGGAAGAGGTGCGTCAGGATATTCTCAGGGCTGATGCTGCTCAGCTGGAACAAACTCTGAACCGCGACCTGGTAATCCCGTATGTAAAATTAAATTTTGGAGATCAGGAAGTCTATCCGCGTCTCAGACTCAAATACGTTGAAGAAAAGAATGTTGAGCTCATTGTTAATTCAGTAAACAAGCTTGTACCCTTGGGACTACGGGTAAAAAAAGATGAAATGCTCAGCCTATTGAGCTTGTCCGTTCCTGACGAAAATGATGAAGTTCTTGAGTCTCAATCTACATTGCTTTCTCCCGGAGGTTTGAATTCGGCATGGCCGCGGGACCATAGGACTGCGTTAAATACCCAGAGCGTTGCAATGAGCAAGGCCTCGGCCACAGAAGAAGAACTTGTTGATGAAGCTACTAAAAGTGATTTTATCGAAATATCCGATGAAATAGCCTCCATCATAGAGGAGGCATCGAATAAAGCAACCGACTTTAAAAGCTTTCGGATAGAACTGGAAAAACTGGTGACCGAATGGAAACCGGACAAAATTGCTGAATTGATGGCCATCGCATTTTTTAACTCCCGCGCCACCGGAGATTCTGAATTTGATGGTGAGGATGATGGATGA
- a CDS encoding terminase large subunit domain-containing protein produces the protein MTEDILLPYQKRWIEDESEVKVWEKSRRIGASYVEALASAMDAAKSKEAGGQSSYYLSYSKEMTQQFAQDCAFWARHLNAAASEVEEVVLKDEDKDITVYRVRFDSGFEVWCLPSVPRSLRSKQGRVILDEAAFVDDLSELLKAALALLMWGGCVRILSTHNGDDNPFNELIKEIREGKKSYSLYKTTLDDALAEGLYRRICLVKGREWTPAIEADWREKLIVDYGDAAEEELFCIPVKAGTRYFPTSLLESVEDPTIPILRKVCDASFTFLPKEKRIREFDKWFKKEVRDILLAHTGPVYLGEDFARSGDLTCIFLDELLPNDKQLTFCVIELRNVCFDQQWQTIKMVMENLPNFSGGAFDARGNGQMIAEKAEQEWPGFVHQVMLTQSWYGENFPKLKSRMEDGITTIPGDGFIRDDFRVVGLKAGIPRVLDRTGGPRERRHGDGAIAKVMVTFALLEDEDGGYQPYDYDAVPAENIFRTGVRDPWDD, from the coding sequence ATGACCGAAGATATTCTTCTGCCCTATCAAAAAAGATGGATAGAAGACGAATCCGAAGTAAAAGTCTGGGAGAAAAGCAGACGAATCGGAGCGTCTTATGTTGAGGCCTTGGCATCGGCTATGGATGCGGCAAAGAGCAAAGAGGCGGGAGGCCAAAGCTCTTACTATCTTTCCTATTCCAAGGAAATGACTCAGCAATTTGCCCAGGACTGTGCGTTTTGGGCACGGCATTTAAATGCTGCCGCATCCGAAGTAGAAGAGGTCGTCCTGAAAGATGAGGATAAAGATATTACCGTTTACCGGGTGCGGTTTGATTCCGGCTTCGAGGTTTGGTGTCTGCCATCCGTACCCCGATCTCTGAGGTCAAAACAGGGCCGGGTAATTCTCGATGAGGCGGCCTTTGTCGACGATTTGTCGGAACTGCTCAAGGCGGCCCTTGCCCTTTTAATGTGGGGTGGATGTGTGAGAATCCTCTCTACGCATAACGGAGACGACAACCCTTTCAATGAACTCATTAAGGAAATACGAGAAGGGAAAAAATCCTACAGTTTATATAAAACAACGCTGGATGATGCCCTGGCCGAGGGCCTGTATAGACGGATATGCCTGGTAAAAGGACGGGAATGGACACCGGCAATAGAGGCTGACTGGAGAGAGAAACTGATCGTCGACTACGGGGATGCTGCCGAAGAAGAACTTTTTTGTATACCGGTAAAAGCGGGAACCAGGTATTTCCCAACCAGTCTCTTGGAATCGGTTGAAGATCCGACCATTCCGATTTTAAGGAAAGTCTGTGATGCCAGCTTTACCTTCCTGCCTAAAGAGAAGCGAATCAGAGAATTTGATAAATGGTTCAAAAAAGAGGTACGGGATATCTTGCTGGCTCATACCGGCCCGGTATACCTGGGAGAGGACTTTGCCCGTTCCGGAGACCTGACCTGTATCTTCCTTGATGAGCTTTTGCCGAATGATAAGCAGCTTACATTTTGTGTTATTGAATTACGAAATGTTTGTTTTGATCAACAATGGCAAACTATCAAAATGGTCATGGAGAATCTTCCAAACTTTTCCGGTGGGGCATTCGATGCCCGTGGTAATGGTCAAATGATAGCAGAAAAAGCAGAACAGGAATGGCCAGGATTTGTTCACCAGGTCATGCTGACCCAATCATGGTATGGGGAAAACTTCCCGAAACTGAAAAGCCGTATGGAAGATGGAATTACCACAATCCCTGGCGATGGCTTTATTCGGGATGATTTCCGGGTCGTTGGATTAAAGGCCGGAATTCCCCGAGTACTTGATCGTACCGGCGGACCGAGAGAACGACGCCATGGGGATGGAGCTATTGCAAAAGTGATGGTCACCTTTGCCCTCTTAGAGGACGAAGACGGTGGATATCAACCATACGATTATGATGCAGTACCGGCAGAGAATATTTTCCGAACGGGGGTGCGAGATCCATGGGACGATTGA